A single Pseudodesulfovibrio aespoeensis Aspo-2 DNA region contains:
- a CDS encoding response regulator — MSEKTTVLVVDDEERFASNMVTLLQEHDLAARAVHSGEEALDMLQREDFDVILLDVKMPGLSGIGTLEKLNRMGVDSKVIVLTGHASVDDAVTLLDLGAVDYLLKPSKTHKVLEMIRLAKEGRDLQKQAGK, encoded by the coding sequence ATGAGTGAAAAGACAACGGTTCTGGTCGTGGACGACGAAGAGCGTTTTGCGAGTAACATGGTCACGCTGCTCCAGGAGCACGATCTGGCCGCCAGGGCGGTCCACTCCGGCGAGGAGGCCTTGGACATGCTCCAGCGCGAGGACTTCGACGTGATCCTGCTGGATGTCAAGATGCCCGGCCTCTCCGGCATCGGCACCCTTGAAAAGCTGAACAGGATGGGCGTGGACAGCAAGGTGATCGTGCTCACCGGTCACGCTTCGGTGGACGACGCCGTGACCCTGCTCGACCTGGGCGCGGTGGATTATCTGCTCAAGCCCTCCAAGACCCACAAGGTGCTGGAGATGATCCGGCTGGCCAAGGAGGGCAGGGACCTGCAAAAGCAGGCCGGCAAGTGA
- a CDS encoding PEP/pyruvate-binding domain-containing protein, with translation MFGFFGRLFTRRRDTGVDVLFKDRYTNFKAILDANSELLRLLSSMDRMLEGKTLFGMAHVRSQGARALFYAARMVQAYERLSGRAQPGLHLALETLRGGMAPLLGDIGHRPSVAELTVPHVRVGRQMIDSVGGKNANLGEMAGAVGLPVPRGFALTTAAYQAFLDHNQLGPEIDKAHRAVDPERPESLMEASQIIQTLFLHGEVPPELDRAIRATSLEVFGLGDDLRLALRSSAIGEDGELSFAGQYKTILGLTPSRLVESYKLILASLFSPRAIAYRLANGVLSEETAMGVACLEMVDPLASGVAYSRDPMAPGKAETVINAVWGLGPYAVDGRVDPDTYRLSRSDPPEIISSSSPVKTVMLSLRPGGGVEERPVPEEDQGQPCLTPNQLRSLNACLLRLEEHFGSPQDVEWALDHSGGLLFLQCRPLHMAGGAFVPPDLPAVDAPALLEGAAVACPGVGSGPIHMVRDEADLAGFPLGAVLVAEHSSPLYSLVMTRAAAVVTEHGSVTGHMASLAREYRLPALLGAAGAMTALRNGQVVTVDAWLGRVLDGRVEPLLTLAPEQARGLMEGTPVHTALRSLADLVLPLNLTDPKAPGFEPGNCRTVHDVMRYVHERCYEAMFAISDLASDQGEMARKLEAPLPLDLHVIDLGGGLDAAALSRNIRVDQVVSAPFAALLRGMLDERLRSQEPRPVDMGGFMSVMTRQMFSTERERFGEKSYAIITDKYLNFSSRVGYHYGVLDAYCGQTVNSNYINFQFKGGAADDIRRNRRARAIGIMLEGLGFRVEVEKDTIKARFAKYPCEEIASRLEGVGRLLIYTRQMDMLMKDEGSVDRLARSFLNGDFSHNGQPSTGGTVTAD, from the coding sequence ATGTTCGGCTTTTTCGGACGCCTCTTCACCCGCCGACGTGACACCGGGGTGGATGTCCTGTTCAAGGACCGCTACACCAACTTCAAGGCAATCCTTGACGCCAACTCGGAGCTGCTGCGGCTGCTCTCCTCCATGGATCGCATGCTTGAGGGCAAAACCCTGTTCGGCATGGCCCATGTGCGCTCCCAAGGGGCGCGGGCGCTGTTCTACGCAGCCCGGATGGTGCAGGCCTACGAGCGCTTGTCCGGCCGCGCACAGCCGGGACTCCATCTGGCGCTGGAAACCCTGCGCGGCGGGATGGCCCCCCTGCTGGGCGATATTGGCCATCGTCCGTCCGTGGCCGAGCTGACGGTGCCGCATGTCCGCGTTGGGCGGCAGATGATCGACAGCGTGGGCGGCAAGAACGCCAACCTGGGCGAGATGGCCGGGGCCGTGGGCCTGCCTGTGCCGCGCGGGTTCGCCCTGACCACGGCGGCCTACCAGGCCTTTCTGGACCACAACCAGTTGGGGCCGGAGATCGACAAGGCCCACCGGGCCGTAGACCCCGAAAGGCCCGAAAGCCTGATGGAGGCCAGTCAGATCATCCAGACCCTGTTTCTGCATGGGGAGGTGCCCCCGGAGCTCGATCGAGCCATCCGGGCCACCTCTTTGGAAGTCTTCGGCTTGGGCGATGACCTGCGGCTGGCCCTGCGCTCCAGCGCCATCGGCGAGGACGGCGAGTTGTCCTTTGCCGGACAGTACAAGACCATTCTCGGCCTGACACCGTCCCGGCTGGTGGAGAGCTACAAACTCATCCTGGCCAGCCTCTTTTCGCCCAGAGCCATCGCCTACCGGCTGGCCAACGGCGTGTTGTCCGAGGAAACGGCCATGGGCGTGGCCTGCCTTGAAATGGTGGACCCCCTGGCCAGCGGCGTGGCTTATTCCCGCGACCCCATGGCTCCGGGCAAGGCCGAGACCGTGATCAACGCGGTCTGGGGGCTGGGTCCATACGCGGTGGATGGACGGGTGGACCCGGACACATACCGCCTCTCCCGGAGCGATCCGCCGGAAATTATCTCGTCGTCCTCACCGGTCAAGACGGTCATGCTTTCCCTGCGGCCCGGCGGCGGTGTGGAGGAACGTCCGGTTCCAGAAGAGGACCAAGGTCAGCCCTGTCTGACCCCGAATCAGCTTCGGTCCCTGAACGCATGTCTGCTGCGGCTTGAGGAGCACTTCGGTTCGCCCCAGGACGTGGAGTGGGCTCTGGACCACTCGGGCGGGCTGCTCTTCCTGCAATGCCGCCCCCTGCATATGGCCGGCGGGGCCTTTGTGCCGCCTGATCTGCCTGCCGTGGACGCCCCCGCTCTCCTTGAGGGTGCGGCGGTGGCCTGCCCTGGCGTGGGCTCCGGGCCGATCCACATGGTCCGCGACGAGGCCGATCTGGCCGGGTTCCCGCTTGGCGCGGTGCTGGTGGCCGAGCATTCCTCCCCCCTCTATTCGCTGGTCATGACCCGGGCGGCGGCAGTGGTCACAGAGCACGGCAGCGTGACCGGGCACATGGCCTCCCTGGCCAGGGAGTACCGTCTGCCCGCGTTGCTTGGAGCCGCAGGCGCGATGACCGCGCTGCGGAACGGCCAAGTGGTGACTGTGGACGCCTGGCTGGGGCGGGTTCTGGATGGCCGGGTGGAGCCGCTCCTGACCCTGGCCCCGGAGCAGGCCAGGGGACTTATGGAGGGGACGCCGGTGCATACGGCCCTGCGCTCCCTGGCCGATCTGGTGCTGCCCCTGAACCTGACAGACCCCAAGGCTCCAGGATTTGAGCCGGGGAACTGCCGTACCGTGCATGATGTGATGCGCTACGTGCATGAACGATGCTATGAGGCCATGTTCGCTATCAGCGATCTGGCCAGCGACCAGGGCGAGATGGCCCGCAAGCTTGAGGCCCCGTTGCCCCTTGATCTCCACGTCATCGACCTTGGCGGCGGGCTGGACGCTGCTGCCCTTTCCCGCAACATCAGGGTGGACCAGGTCGTGTCCGCTCCCTTTGCAGCGCTGCTCCGGGGCATGCTGGATGAGCGACTCCGGTCGCAGGAGCCCCGGCCCGTGGACATGGGCGGATTCATGTCGGTCATGACCCGGCAGATGTTCTCCACCGAGAGAGAGCGCTTCGGCGAGAAGAGCTACGCCATCATCACCGACAAATACCTCAATTTCAGCTCGCGGGTGGGCTATCACTACGGGGTGCTCGACGCCTATTGCGGCCAGACCGTGAACAGCAACTACATCAATTTCCAGTTCAAGGGCGGGGCCGCCGACGACATCCGGCGCAACAGGCGCGCGCGGGCCATTGGCATCATGCTGGAGGGGCTCGGCTTCCGGGTGGAGGTCGAGAAGGACACGATCAAAGCCCGCTTCGCCAAGTATCCGTGCGAAGAGATCGCATCACGCCTGGAAGGGGTGGGCAGGCTCCTGATCTACACCCGGCAGATGGACATGCTCATGAAGGACGAAGGGAGCGTTGACCGGCTGGCACGAAGTTTCCTCAATGGCGACTTCAGCCACAACGGCCAGCCGTCAACCGGCGGCACTGTGACCGCCGATTGA
- a CDS encoding sensor histidine kinase has translation MSPLRSLASAARPSARLSTMSARMGLAALACGLALAAAGLDGPFALVAALGAAASSILAVACPCPMGPDAGRQPDTDMDTDTDMDDLLIHSQKMSVLGELSSGIAHEINTPLGIIGQETELLHMLAGRSEYAALQSRPELWDRIDQISTQVERCGEITHQLLDFARKTRAVLQTVNLGELVEDMIRLVEREAGYQNIQIKRHFHDQGRIISTDPALVRQVVLNLLQNGVQAVGHDGTVTASTRVSPERAEIQVSDTGCGIAPENLQRIFDPFFTTKPPGQGTGLGLSICLKIVHRLGGHIRVRSKPGQGAEFTLLLPVGEPDSTCATDNRPST, from the coding sequence ATGAGCCCCCTGCGGTCACTAGCGTCTGCGGCCCGCCCGTCGGCCCGCCTGTCGACCATGTCGGCCCGCATGGGCCTGGCGGCCCTGGCCTGCGGCCTGGCCCTGGCAGCCGCCGGGCTTGACGGCCCGTTCGCGCTCGTCGCGGCCCTGGGCGCTGCCGCATCGTCCATCCTAGCTGTCGCATGCCCGTGCCCCATGGGTCCCGATGCCGGGAGGCAGCCGGACACGGACATGGACACGGACACGGACATGGACGACCTCCTGATCCATTCCCAGAAAATGTCCGTGCTCGGAGAGCTTTCCTCGGGCATCGCCCACGAGATCAACACCCCGCTGGGGATCATCGGACAGGAGACCGAACTCCTGCACATGCTGGCTGGCCGGTCCGAATACGCCGCGCTGCAAAGCCGCCCGGAACTTTGGGATCGCATCGACCAGATCTCGACCCAGGTGGAGCGGTGCGGCGAGATCACCCACCAGTTGCTCGACTTCGCGCGCAAGACCAGGGCCGTGCTCCAGACGGTCAATCTGGGCGAACTGGTGGAGGACATGATCCGGCTCGTGGAGCGGGAGGCAGGATACCAGAATATACAGATCAAGCGGCACTTCCATGACCAGGGTCGGATCATCTCGACCGATCCGGCCCTGGTGCGCCAAGTGGTGCTCAACCTGTTGCAAAACGGTGTGCAGGCTGTGGGGCACGACGGCACGGTCACCGCCAGTACGCGGGTATCGCCGGAGCGCGCCGAGATTCAGGTGTCCGATACCGGGTGCGGCATAGCCCCGGAGAATCTGCAACGGATATTCGATCCATTTTTCACCACCAAGCCGCCGGGCCAGGGCACAGGTCTCGGGTTGTCCATCTGCCTGAAGATCGTGCACCGGCTGGGCGGCCATATCCGGGTCAGAAGCAAGCCGGGCCAGGGGGCCGAGTTTACCCTGCTCCTGCCGGTCGGTGAGCCTGATTCGACATGTGCAACCGACAACCGCCCGAGCACCTAA
- a CDS encoding sulfite exporter TauE/SafE family protein: protein MEFLGDTSWMYMYMPIAGVTILWPGLVLIGFSVGVIGGFFGMGGAWMVTPGLNILGFPMAFAIGTDIAHIAGKSMVSTMRHSKFGNVDYKLGFVMVVGTMVGIEIGAQLIMYLERLGKVGDVVRWVYVGFLGLIALMVFYDYFKAVSKKKHGQVDGEHGTEGITWYKTLHKIRIPPMMHFEKAGFTCSAWLPILVSLLTGILAGFLGIGGGLLRMPALVYLIGCPTHIAVGTDLFEVMISGLYGAFTYTLKGRIELVAVFVMLTGAAIGAQIGTVATKYAKGYGIRVAFGIAVLCCMISIILKQYGYPVASAVLILGTISLICIYIMKIMFVGAAQELREKKLREQG, encoded by the coding sequence ATGGAATTCTTAGGCGACACCAGTTGGATGTATATGTACATGCCCATTGCGGGCGTCACGATCCTCTGGCCCGGCCTGGTGCTCATCGGTTTCTCCGTGGGTGTCATCGGCGGGTTCTTCGGCATGGGCGGCGCCTGGATGGTCACGCCCGGCCTCAACATTCTCGGTTTTCCCATGGCCTTTGCCATCGGCACCGACATTGCCCACATCGCGGGCAAGTCCATGGTTTCCACCATGCGCCACTCCAAGTTCGGCAACGTGGACTACAAACTGGGCTTTGTCATGGTCGTCGGTACCATGGTCGGCATCGAGATTGGCGCGCAGCTGATCATGTACCTAGAACGCCTCGGCAAGGTCGGCGACGTTGTTCGCTGGGTCTACGTGGGCTTCCTGGGGCTGATCGCCCTCATGGTCTTCTATGACTACTTCAAGGCCGTTTCCAAGAAGAAGCACGGGCAGGTGGACGGCGAGCACGGCACCGAGGGCATCACCTGGTACAAGACCCTGCACAAGATCCGCATTCCCCCCATGATGCACTTCGAGAAGGCCGGCTTCACCTGTTCGGCCTGGCTGCCCATTCTCGTCAGCCTGCTGACCGGCATCCTGGCCGGCTTCCTGGGCATCGGCGGCGGCTTGCTGCGCATGCCCGCCCTGGTCTACCTCATCGGCTGCCCGACCCACATCGCCGTGGGCACCGACCTCTTTGAGGTCATGATCTCCGGCCTGTATGGCGCCTTCACCTACACCCTGAAGGGACGCATCGAGCTGGTGGCCGTGTTCGTCATGCTCACCGGCGCGGCCATCGGCGCCCAGATAGGCACTGTTGCCACCAAGTACGCCAAGGGCTACGGCATCCGCGTAGCGTTCGGCATCGCCGTGCTCTGCTGCATGATCTCCATCATCCTCAAGCAATATGGTTACCCGGTTGCATCGGCTGTCCTCATCCTGGGCACCATCTCGCTGATCTGCATCTACATCATGAAGATCATGTTCGTTGGCGCGGCGCAGGAACTGCGCGAGAAGAAGCTGCGGGAACAGGGCTAA
- a CDS encoding sigma 54-interacting transcriptional regulator: MAHEVEIRLGAYRQELLFIAHGQLDAQSLRDHLARKDASGGLPVRELAFFSPELTGHIFMVACGSAAFEVPEPMLHAVKPSHFLHFEALSRLAPGEVMLFPVEEAEYPFPLETNANNRVFSPVIRMATVVPVGDSGQRGYLFLGFEARELRNILSIFNSTRSPLHAFSRSNELRFSYMIDTDGWMLFQSESIEQSGAEISTMLARGGHEGTLGKPGLATAFLPDKADAAYWDMITDIRAGQQNCLILKDQDKSLNQVNSHFLAYAPVRFYGGGGGQAQVVGGIAFVDRSQLTLVAGYRHLDVMFIITITTIGIMTLLVYLLSRYITLPIFQLARAVRDMDLTRPEEVELPAAGFETNNLKAAVNSLVARLRDQMEQTWRKDQELLLVSMQERASIDESHTDGGAISPLPEIIGSGVKIAQMKSDILKAARVDVDVLVVGETGTGKQLAAEAIHNHSARSGRPFISINCGALDENLLLDTLFGHTKGAYTEAKGERKGAFLEADGGTLFLDEIQATSPMGQQALLRAIAMRKIKPLGSDREVDVNVRLIAATNVDLTAMIEDRTFREDLYYRLRVLTINVPPLREHRESIPSLALYYLRQAEALVGKVGLALSRGAIEKMNAYGWPGNIRELVNCITRAAVMVENEVIQANDIQLEEERLADWHPLTLSSVPVAAPAAAWGGDVSADPPFAAAATPSAKPASGPDPALHPSGIRLNERQSKVYPLLVARGGITRSEYQDFVGDGLPSRTAIYDLNDLVKKGCLVKVGSGPATRYELKMARKPSRN, encoded by the coding sequence ATGGCCCACGAGGTGGAGATACGCCTTGGCGCATACCGCCAGGAGCTCCTGTTCATCGCCCATGGCCAGCTGGACGCGCAAAGCTTGCGCGACCATCTCGCCAGGAAGGACGCCTCGGGCGGATTGCCTGTCCGGGAGCTGGCTTTTTTTTCGCCCGAGCTGACGGGCCATATTTTCATGGTCGCCTGCGGCAGCGCCGCGTTCGAGGTGCCGGAGCCCATGCTCCATGCCGTCAAGCCGAGCCATTTCCTGCATTTCGAGGCCCTCTCCCGCCTAGCGCCCGGCGAGGTGATGCTGTTCCCGGTGGAGGAGGCCGAGTATCCCTTCCCCTTGGAAACCAATGCCAACAACAGGGTTTTTTCACCGGTCATTCGGATGGCGACCGTGGTTCCTGTGGGCGACAGCGGCCAGCGCGGGTATCTGTTCCTGGGGTTTGAGGCCAGGGAATTGCGCAACATCCTGTCCATATTCAACTCGACCCGTTCCCCGCTGCACGCCTTTTCGCGCAGCAACGAACTGCGCTTCTCCTATATGATCGACACCGATGGCTGGATGCTCTTCCAGTCGGAGTCCATCGAGCAGTCCGGGGCCGAAATATCGACCATGCTGGCCCGCGGCGGCCACGAGGGAACCCTGGGCAAGCCCGGCCTGGCTACGGCATTTCTCCCGGACAAGGCTGATGCGGCCTATTGGGACATGATCACGGACATCCGGGCCGGGCAGCAGAATTGCCTGATACTCAAGGATCAGGATAAGAGCCTGAATCAGGTCAACTCGCATTTTCTGGCCTATGCACCTGTCAGGTTCTATGGCGGCGGAGGCGGGCAGGCGCAGGTCGTCGGCGGCATCGCCTTTGTGGACAGGAGCCAGTTGACCCTGGTGGCCGGATACCGGCATCTGGACGTCATGTTCATCATCACCATCACCACCATCGGGATCATGACCCTGCTGGTCTACCTGCTCTCCCGGTACATCACCCTGCCCATCTTCCAACTGGCAAGGGCTGTGCGCGACATGGATCTGACCCGGCCCGAAGAGGTGGAACTGCCAGCCGCAGGCTTTGAAACCAACAACCTCAAGGCCGCAGTGAACAGCCTCGTGGCCCGGCTCCGGGACCAGATGGAGCAGACCTGGCGCAAGGATCAGGAATTGCTCCTGGTCAGCATGCAGGAACGGGCAAGCATCGACGAGAGCCATACGGACGGCGGAGCCATCTCGCCACTGCCCGAGATCATCGGGTCTGGCGTGAAAATTGCTCAGATGAAATCCGACATACTCAAGGCGGCGCGGGTCGATGTGGACGTGCTGGTGGTCGGCGAAACCGGCACGGGCAAGCAACTGGCCGCCGAGGCCATCCACAATCACAGCGCGCGGTCAGGCAGGCCCTTCATTTCGATCAACTGCGGAGCACTTGATGAGAACCTGTTGCTGGACACCCTGTTCGGCCACACCAAGGGGGCCTATACAGAGGCCAAGGGAGAGCGCAAGGGCGCTTTTCTCGAGGCGGACGGCGGCACCCTGTTCCTGGACGAGATCCAGGCCACCTCGCCCATGGGGCAGCAGGCGCTGCTCCGGGCCATCGCCATGCGCAAGATCAAGCCGCTTGGCAGTGACCGGGAGGTGGACGTGAACGTGCGCCTCATCGCCGCGACCAATGTGGACCTGACGGCCATGATCGAGGACAGAACCTTCCGTGAGGATCTCTATTACCGACTCAGGGTGCTGACCATCAACGTCCCGCCCCTGCGCGAGCACCGGGAGTCCATTCCGAGCCTCGCCCTGTACTATCTGCGTCAGGCCGAGGCGCTCGTGGGCAAGGTGGGGCTGGCGCTGTCGCGCGGGGCCATCGAGAAGATGAACGCCTATGGCTGGCCGGGCAACATCCGCGAGCTGGTCAACTGCATCACCAGGGCAGCGGTCATGGTCGAGAACGAGGTGATCCAGGCCAACGACATCCAGCTTGAGGAGGAGCGTCTGGCCGACTGGCATCCCCTGACACTGTCTTCTGTCCCTGTGGCCGCCCCGGCGGCGGCATGGGGAGGCGACGTGTCGGCAGACCCGCCCTTTGCTGCTGCAGCCACGCCGAGCGCCAAACCGGCCAGCGGCCCCGACCCGGCACTCCACCCATCCGGAATCAGGCTCAACGAACGCCAGAGCAAGGTCTATCCCCTGCTCGTCGCCAGGGGGGGCATCACCCGGAGCGAATACCAGGATTTCGTGGGCGACGGACTTCCCTCCAGAACCGCCATCTACGATCTGAACGATCTGGTCAAGAAGGGCTGTCTGGTCAAGGTCGGGAGCGGCCCGGCCACCCGGTATGAATTGAAAATGGCACGCAAGCCGTCACGAAACTGA
- a CDS encoding DVU0150 family protein, whose protein sequence is MHRMWKFATLLAGLLTLMPQLALAAGEKAAELIVVADTRVLDSGIMLYFADLYNTNLLLFAVWAVALTAGYGVFLGLLMDVIMARTGLDLKSRKIIEH, encoded by the coding sequence ATGCACAGAATGTGGAAATTCGCAACGCTGCTTGCGGGCCTGCTGACTCTGATGCCCCAACTGGCTCTCGCGGCAGGGGAAAAGGCGGCTGAACTGATAGTGGTGGCGGACACCAGAGTCCTGGACAGCGGCATCATGCTGTACTTCGCCGACCTGTACAACACCAACCTCCTGCTCTTCGCCGTGTGGGCGGTGGCACTGACCGCAGGCTACGGCGTCTTTCTTGGCCTGCTCATGGATGTGATCATGGCCAGGACCGGGCTGGATCTCAAGTCACGCAAGATTATCGAGCACTAG
- a CDS encoding universal stress protein gives MVILVALDESSFAKAALEKALELASPGKAEVVALSVIPHLGVVEGVQDKLIARFEREAKSLMDEAKAVAARHGVSLKTRVESGISPADTILDVAKEVRADLIVVGHRGKSNLEKFLIGSVASALVTYSPCSVLVVK, from the coding sequence ATGGTCATTTTGGTAGCTCTGGACGAATCAAGTTTCGCCAAGGCTGCGCTGGAGAAGGCGTTGGAACTCGCCTCTCCTGGCAAGGCCGAGGTGGTGGCGCTCAGCGTGATTCCCCACCTTGGGGTGGTGGAAGGGGTGCAGGACAAACTGATCGCCCGTTTCGAACGGGAGGCCAAGAGCCTCATGGACGAGGCAAAAGCCGTGGCCGCCAGGCACGGCGTGTCGCTCAAGACCAGGGTGGAAAGCGGCATCTCCCCGGCGGACACGATCCTGGATGTGGCCAAGGAAGTCCGGGCGGACCTCATAGTGGTAGGGCATCGTGGCAAGAGCAACCTGGAGAAATTTCTCATCGGCAGCGTGGCAAGCGCACTGGTGACCTACTCTCCCTGCTCGGTGCTCGTGGTCAAGTAA